In Mytilus edulis unplaced genomic scaffold, xbMytEdul2.2 SCAFFOLD_1238, whole genome shotgun sequence, the genomic window TGTCTTTAGGAAACTTACAAAATGCTGACAAACTGTCAGTAACTACATTTTTTAAGGAATTTATTATGAACACATGATAAAACAATCTTCTTCATTAATTGCTCAGCCattatatttcaataattaattTAGATTATTTAAACATCAAATTCACACAAAAATGATCTGTACAATAAATGATCTATACAATTTCACTTTCACACTTAGGCATAAGACATAAGGTAaaccattatttttttcattattaccTTTATAGAATTGGTTTGTCTAAATATGGGTAATTTGAATAAAGGTTGATAAACAAAATTCTAAGTAACCTTACTTCAAAGTGCACCCCCTCCCcccctcctccccccccccccaaaaaaaaagtcaataaaaaaatcaacaattattaACACCCCTAGTACTGAAGACAATAAAATGTAACTTCCTTCGTCACTTAAGAATAATACATTTCAATGCTATTTGTCCCCAATTACTAGAGATCACAAACCTCCCCTATTAATTTTGATGACACGACACAAAATAATTGTAATATGGCGTTATTAGCTAAAGTGTCCCAGCTTCACAAATAGTGATTAGGTCTTTTGTAATGATAATTGTACCTGAATCAGCACTGCAAATAACAATTACATCTGCATAATATGAAATGATTATTACATTGAACAATTCTAAACAAAGTCGTCTTTCTCTTTAAATACTGAAGTTACATAGAAAAAGATGCAATAATATGCCATTTTTCCCTATAATTTTGAGACTATTAACTTCATGCTTGCATTTCCTGACAACTTCACTTGCACAATGTTCCTTACTGGTTGCTATCATTTGTACATAATATGAGCATTATTCCTATGAGAGTTATTCATCACATTGGTGAGACAGGTCTGTTCATGTATGGTGATCTCCGTCGTCCAGGACTGGACCCATCCTGAGGATGATACCCTGGTGACCAGAGGTATGGTGATTGTGATTTAGATGGTGAATAAGCTGGTGAATACGCTGGTGGTGAGCCTGCAATAAAACAGATTCAGTGATATTATAGTAATCATGTTAAAAGAATGGTATGCTTCTTAATTTCATTAATATTGGATGAAAActgatttgttttgttataattctAAACTGTCAACATCACTAAATcagtttagtattttattttcaaaagttgaaGTGGGAACAAATATAGTTGGATctttttttcgttgttttttatAGCTAGATATGAGGTTTTACTTTAACACCACATTTCCAGGTTTGAGGGAGTGTTTAGGTCTTGAAAACCGGTATAATTCTGCTACATAACTGGTATACAATTGAACAGAAAAGATGTTTAATCCTTTACATGATGTAATTAGAACCATATACTGTTGATTAATTAACTTTTgtttggtaccaattttcatggatttcctGGGTGCAGGttaacacaaatttaaatgttcaactaaCATCAAATTTTCCATTAGCTtgaatgcagactttggcaaaaccacaaaatgaaatattgaccaAAGTGTAAGCTTTCcacaatccacaaaaattgatacacacaaaaatatacaataaCTGATTCTGTACAATAAAAATGAATAGAACTGTATTCCATACCTGATAAATTTTGTATGTTATAAGGTGAGGAAGCCCCAGCTGGTCCAGGCATAAATACTGCATTGGGTACAGctgtatatttttttccaaatagaTAATGAAAACCTGGAATATATCAATTAAAACttcatatgtacaaaatgtatgaaaaattgaACAATTGTCACATAAGAAAGAGGCTCCCAAAGCGATAATAAGAAATCCAACATGGTAAAAAAATATgccattttgatatttatttcattcCTTTATTGCAATTAGAAATCATTATTTAGAGGAAATAACTTCAGTATTTTCGCACAATAATATCTATATATGAGTCAATATGGCTCATATTGTTAACTGACTCATTCTAGAGGTTATTCACATCCTCCATTAGTGTGTAAAGTTTCTTAATCTATTAATGTTGTGTTACAGGTAGGACTAACTGATTCCTAAATACCTCAAAAAATTCCAGTGGTAAAATTATTCCATACCTGTCAACATAATTCAATAAAAGTGTGTATCAAGACTTACCTAGAAGTGCCAGTAATGCTGTGGTAAATATCATGAAGAACATAAACAGCCAGTATGGATAATTATTAAATAACTGTCTAATCAGAGTTGTCCAACCTCTATGTGCTCCATAATCATCTGGAAATAAGTAGAACAAAAGTTTGTCTTATGCTTTTATTTATGTCAAATTCAACTTATTCATGGTCTATTCATATAAGAATGAGGAAAATAGGGTTGATGTACCTGAACCAATCAATTGTATGAATAACTTGTATACCCAAGAAATAGACCTTTTATTACTGTTTGTCATCTTAAGTGTTTACTGGGTGCCTTTGGCATAGCAATTGTCATGTTTTGGATGAATAGGGCTATTTCAGAGGAAATCTATAAGTTTGGACAACACATCGAAAAATTCTTTGGGTAATAGTAGAGAAATCAAATCAAAGGTAGTTTACTTTAAATTGTAGATCTCATAACCACCATTTTGAAGATATGTTGTTCATCAAATTATGACTTAACATCATTCATTTTCATAGCACTGCTTGTGGACATGTACATAGACATTAATATAGAtgataaaaataagatatttcctcatttttgttgaggtGAGCTTTCAATTATCAATCTTAGTGCATTTTATTCTTCTGCTATCTCTGAGTTTTGGGAAGAGTTTGTATTCATAACAGAAAAGCTCAATATGTTTCTATATATGGGATCAAATGAtactttcaaataaattgtactttggTTGTTATTCAAATTACATGACTTTGTTTAATGGtcctttatacatttttttcatgaaaGGTAATTACCTAAGTATTCTGGCTTCTGTCCGATTAATCTTATGCTAACAGGAACCTTAACTTCTTGACCTGTCTTTGCACAAATCATATTTACTGACATATCAAGTGTTTCTCTGTCCCAAAGTGCAGCAGagtcaagcaatttgattggataaaGAACAGATTTAGACTGTGTGTCTTGTTCTGGTTCCAGAGCTTCTAGAATTGATGAATCACTAACCACTGcctgtaaataaacaaacattccTTACTATTCATCATAGAAAGTCTTTCAATCCATAAATACCACTACTACACAAATTGAATATTTTCATCCCCATAACAAGTAAGCATTGAATCCAAAAGGCTAAACTCGAGATGAGTTATATGCATGAGGTACAAGTCAAATTGACCCTTTTGTTATATAAGTGTTTTACAATATAACAAGGATGGTTTTCTACAACATTGATTTTTAAATGTGTAATAGAAGTACAGTTGCACAATCAAGAAATCCAGGTCATgctaaaaattgttgttattaaattgttTTCTTCAATACAAGACAACTGTAGATAAAGTTTATCATTCAAATACCACCACAGCTTTTTGTTTTGCtatatgtatatgaatatttttatgGTGGAAGAAAGCAGTGTGGAAACTTCAACCTTGACCACAGGTTTTTGTGAACCTAGATGCTAACTAGTTTAAAATACTATGTAAGCTGTGTTTTATCATATTCTTATACTGTAGTAGTAAAATAGTATGATACATCATCAATGATTGAAGAATCTACATTCCTAAACCTCTCTCTGTGGCAGGGCAACTATAAgtattttattgtatattattACCTTAATACATCCTGCTAATGCAGGTATAGATGATATTCTGATAGGATACACTGCTGCTACTGTAGACAGATGTATCTCAGAAGTTTGTACAAAGAATGCTGGGTAAAGTTCAAACTGTTTGGATTCAGATATGACCTCTGATTGACCGTCCTGGAAAGGAACTCTTACAAGCAGACGGATATTGGAAGTCATTGTACTGATTTGCTGTGACATCTTGTCCACTTCTTGTTTCTCTAGCTGGCAGCCATATTGTCCTAGAAAAAAGATTAAACTAAAGTTAAACTCAAAACTAAGAATAAAATTtcttaaataacaaaatactaGTATGCATTTAACTCTTTGATGAGGAATCAAGtagtccattttttttattttcctcataATTCTCAgtttttgttagttttatttATCATCTAAAAATTCAGAGATAAACAGTACCATTCCATTCAAATTGATTTCAGAGGAAAGTAAAAGATCTATCCTACTCCAACCCTGCCAAACATGCTTTCTATCAGTAATGAACAAACAATCTTAGATCATCTTAAGTGACTTGTAACCAATGTTCTACAACAAAAGTTTACTTCCTATTCCTAATGCCACATAAATAAGGTGACATAATTAAACTTGTAAGGGGGCCCCAAGTAGTTTTCATAATCTAATATTAAGTTTGTCTCACCTGCTTTACTGTCAAATATGCCAAAGACAGAGAAGAGGTCATCAATGGATATTTCACTTCCTTGTTCAGTTAGGCTAAGCTGACAGCTGAATGGAATGGAATCAGGGTGAAAATCTCCTTCCAGCACTTTGTTATAACAGTTATCGCCTATAAATAGAAAATAGCATCTATATAAACATCTGTTTCAAGTGATCATCATCACAGAATGAATAGCTTGTAGTGAGCATGCTCACATACCCAAAACCCCTACATAATTAACatggaatatttttattaaatgtcctCCTCCCAAGAGGATGTCCCCTTTTCAgattttttagtttgaaacctTCATACAATTTGAAAAGATCATGATAAAAATGAAGATGCTATATATGCCTttcaacatgaaaaatatttaaaacagtcATCATATAACTTTAATTGTACacttatatatgtaaattttccTGAATTTGGAATTGGTCAGTACAATATCAATTTTACAAATAGCTTACACAAAAACTTATGGTTCTAGTAATGAATAAAGAGTAAATGCtatcaatacaaaaataaacaagaatgtgtccaaagtacacggatgccccactcggactatcattttccatgttccatggactttgaaattgggtaaatatctaatttggcattaaaatcagaaagattatactatagggaacatgtgtactaagtttcaagctgattggactgtaatttcatcaaaaactaccttgaccaaaaactttaacctgaagcgggaagaacgaacagacggacggacaaaagAATGagcggagccacagaccagaaatcataatgcccctctactatcgtaggtggggcataaaaagaaaatatgttctAATATGCCTACCCATCAGTTTCTGAACATGTGAGTCCACTTCACACAATTGTGAGCACAAACTATCTACTtttgtaactttttaaaattgagattggatatctttaatttattcaaaatgacAGTCCTTAGTGTTAATATCTAACCTTGGAGTCCATCCCCTAGTCTGACTGGTATAAAATATCCACTAGATCTTCCCTTTACATTGGTCAGGAAGGTTAAAGGTGTGTCAAATGTTACAGATTTTATTGGTTCTACTGTTACCTGTaataaattatattaacagtCAATCACATggtaataacaagaatgtgtccatagtacacggatgccccactcgcactatcattttctatgttcagtggaccatgaaattggggtcaaaacttaatttggaattaaaattagaaagatcatatcatagggaacatgtgtactaagtttcaagttgatgtaactttaacttcatcaaaaactaccttgaccaaaaactttaacctgaactttgcactatcattttctatgttcagtgaaccatgaaattggggtcaaaactataatttggcattaaaattagaaagatcatatcatggggaacgaatggaggcacagaccagaaaacataatgcccctctactatcgtaggtggggcataaaaatgcctCTTTTCTCTCAAATCTTTATATCAAAAGTAGTGACTTAGATATATGCTTTTTTTCTATccttaacaaatatttcattccatgttaaattttcatgaaaaaaagaggaaagtttttgaaaataaactctaaacaagaatgtgtccgatGCCCcattcacactatcattttctatgttcagtggaccatgttatgggataacaagaatgtgtccatacacacggatgccccactcgcactatcattttacatgttcactggaccgtgaaattggggtcaatactttaatttggcattaaaattaaaaagatcatatcatagttaacatgtgtactaagtttcaagttgattggacttcaacttcatcaaaaactaccttgaccaaaaactttaacctgagcttcacactatcttcttctttgttcagtggaccatgaaattggggtcaaaactataatttggcattaaaattagaaagatcatatcatggggaacatgtg contains:
- the LOC139505685 gene encoding nuclear pore membrane glycoprotein 210-like; the protein is MSQQISTMTSNIRLLVRVPFQDGQSEVISESKQFELYPAFFVQTSEIHLSTVAAVYPIRISSIPALAGCIKAVVSDSSILEALEPEQDTQSKSVLYPIKLLDSAALWDRETLDMSVNMICAKTGQEVKVPVSIRLIGQKPEYLDDYGAHRGWTTLIRQLFNNYPYWLFMFFMIFTTALLALLGFHYLFGKKYTAVPNAVFMPGPAGASSPYNIQNLSGSPPAYSPAYSPSKSQSPYLWSPGYHPQDGSSPGRRRSPYMNRPVSPM